TGGATTTTTTAAGTATCAGAATCATTCGGTGGCTGCGCATTCATTTAAGGTTGCTGAGATTGGCCAGTTCTTAGGGGACGTCGAAGCCAATGCAGGGCAGAAAGTGGATTGGCGGTCCCTGTATGAAAAAGCGTTGAATCATGATTATAATGAGCGTTTCATTGGCGATATTAAAACGCCTGTTAAATATGCAACTAAGACTCTCCGGGAAATGTTAGCGGATGTCGAACATAAGTTGTCCCAAAATTTTATTCAAAATGAAATTCCAACCGAGTTTCAGGCTGCCTATTCACGCCGGTTGTCAGAAGGTAAGGATGCCACCTTAGAAGGTCAAATCTTATCAGTGGCGGATAAGATAGACTTACTGTATGAATCATTTGGTGAAATTCAAAAAGGAAATCCAGAACCGGTGTTTACGGCAATCTATCAAGAAAGTTTGAAAACCATTGTCGCTTTCAAACAACTGGCTTGTGTGCAGTATTTTCTGCAAGCTGTCTTGCCAGAAATGTTAGCTGAGTCGTTTACCAATCAAGAAAAAATGCAGGCCTTGACGCAACAAATTCTAGCGGCAACGACGCAACCTGATTAATGGCGAAAGTATGTTCGATGTGCTAAAATGAATAGCGGTTTTGTAAGTGATAGGGAAGCCACGGCTTGCCTATTTTTTATGAGAAATGACGCCAGTTAAATGGCGAATGGCTGGGCTTAAGCTGTACTAGTCTAGTTAATGATAAAACTTAAAAATAGCTTTTAGAGGAGGAGTCGCTTTTGATTGATCGTATCGATAATAATCAATTTGATTTGGTTTCTGAATATCAACCTACCGGGGATCAACCGCAGGCCATTCAGCAATTAACGGCCGGCTTAAATGCGGGTGAAAAAGAACAGATTCTGTTAGGTGCCACCGGGACTGGGAAAACTTTTACAATTTCAAATGTTATTGCACAAGTTAATCGACCGACCTTAATTTTATCCCATAACAAAACGTTAGCTGGGCAACTATACGGGGAATTTAAAAAGTTCTTCCCGCATAATGCGGTCGAATATTTTGTCAGTTATTATGATTACTATCAACCAGAAGCCTATGTGCCTTCCAGTGATACTTATATTGAAAAAGACTCGGCTATTAATGATGAAATTGATAAGTTACGACATTCGGCGACGAGTTCATTGTTGGAACGAAATGATGTGATTGTTGTGGCCTCGGTTTCCAGTATTTTTGGGTTAGGGGATCCGACTGAATATAAGAATCATGTGGTTTCTTTACGAGTGGGGATGACTTTAGAGCGTGATGCGTTGTTACGGAAACTTGTGGATATTCAATTCGATCGGAATGACATCGATTTTCAACGGGGACGTTTCCGGGTTCATGGCGATATTGTTGAGATTTTTCCAGCTTCGCGGGATGACCATGCCTTGCGGGTTGAGTTTTTTGGTGATGAGATTGACCGCATTCGCGAGATTGATGCGTTAACGGGAGAAGTTGTGGGTGACCGGGACCATGTTGCTATCTTCCCAGCGACCCATTTTATGACGAATGATGCCATTATGGAACAAGCAATTGATGGCATTGATGCTGAATTAGCAGACCGATTAAAAACGTTAACAGCGGATGGAAAGTTGTTGGAAGCTCAACGGTTAAAGCAACGGACGACTTACGATATCGAAATGTTACGTGAGATGGGGTATACCAACGGGATTGAAAATTACTCGCGGTTTATGGACGGCCGCCATCCTGGCGAGCCACCATATACGTTATTAGATTTCTTCCCGAAAGATTTTTTAATGGTGGTTGATGAGTCTCATGTGACCATGCCACAAGTGCGTGGTATGTACAATGGTGACCGCTCACGGAAACAAATGTTAGTGGATTATGGCTTTCGGTTACCAAGTGCGCTCGATAATCGGCCTTTAAAGTTAGCTGAAGTGGAACAGCACGAAAATCAAGTTGTGTATATGTCAGCGACTCCTGGGCCTTATGAAATGGATCGTACAAAGCATGTGGTCCAACAAATTATTCGACCAACCGGATTATTAGATCCTAAGATTGAAGTGCGGCCGATTATGGGGCAGATTGATGACCTAGTTGGTGAAATCAATGCACGGGTTGAACGTCATGAACGTGTCTTCGTCACGACGTTAACCAAAAAGATGTCCGAAGATTTAACGGATTATATGAAAGATTTAGGGATTAAAGTGCGTTACTTGCATAGTGATATCAAGACGTTGGAACGAACTAAGATTATTCGTGATTTACGATTAGGT
This genomic window from Lactobacillus sp. CBA3606 contains:
- the uvrB gene encoding excinuclease ABC subunit UvrB, yielding MIDRIDNNQFDLVSEYQPTGDQPQAIQQLTAGLNAGEKEQILLGATGTGKTFTISNVIAQVNRPTLILSHNKTLAGQLYGEFKKFFPHNAVEYFVSYYDYYQPEAYVPSSDTYIEKDSAINDEIDKLRHSATSSLLERNDVIVVASVSSIFGLGDPTEYKNHVVSLRVGMTLERDALLRKLVDIQFDRNDIDFQRGRFRVHGDIVEIFPASRDDHALRVEFFGDEIDRIREIDALTGEVVGDRDHVAIFPATHFMTNDAIMEQAIDGIDAELADRLKTLTADGKLLEAQRLKQRTTYDIEMLREMGYTNGIENYSRFMDGRHPGEPPYTLLDFFPKDFLMVVDESHVTMPQVRGMYNGDRSRKQMLVDYGFRLPSALDNRPLKLAEVEQHENQVVYMSATPGPYEMDRTKHVVQQIIRPTGLLDPKIEVRPIMGQIDDLVGEINARVERHERVFVTTLTKKMSEDLTDYMKDLGIKVRYLHSDIKTLERTKIIRDLRLGKFDVLIGINLLREGIDVPEVSLVVILDADKEGFLRNERSLIQTIGRAARNEHGSVIMYADKTTVSMQAAMDETARRRQIQEQYNHDHHITPHTIKKSIPELIASTKATADTGKKDDFLETDFDDMTHEQQLDMIGKLEEQMKTAAKKLDFEQAATLRDTVMELKAQIS
- a CDS encoding YfbR-like 5'-deoxynucleotidase, which gives rise to MGMHQYLQSLSNLETIQRAPGFFKYQNHSVAAHSFKVAEIGQFLGDVEANAGQKVDWRSLYEKALNHDYNERFIGDIKTPVKYATKTLREMLADVEHKLSQNFIQNEIPTEFQAAYSRRLSEGKDATLEGQILSVADKIDLLYESFGEIQKGNPEPVFTAIYQESLKTIVAFKQLACVQYFLQAVLPEMLAESFTNQEKMQALTQQILAATTQPD